A region from the Strix uralensis isolate ZFMK-TIS-50842 chromosome 24, bStrUra1, whole genome shotgun sequence genome encodes:
- the ILRUN gene encoding protein ILRUN isoform X2, with protein sequence MEGMDVDLDAELMQKFSCLGTTDKDVLIGEFQRLLGFQLSPAGCAFFLDMTNWNLQAAIGAYYDFESPNINVPSMSFVEDVTIGEGESIPPDTQFTKTWRIQNTGTEAWPPGVCLKYVGGDQFGHVNMVMVRSLEPQEIADVSVQMCSPSTAGMYQGQWRMCTATGLYYGDVIWVILSVEVGGLLGVTQQLSSFETEFNTQPHRKVEGNFNPFASPQKNRQPDENNLKDPGGSELGTISKNTWGPAPDQIEQDQNGLSQNSVNLSPSSHSNNLSVVTYSKGFHGPYPFGQS encoded by the exons ATGGAGGGCATGGACGTGGATCTGGACGCGGAGCTGATGCAGAAGTTCAGCTGCCTGGGCACCACCGACAAGGACGTGCTGATCGGCGAGTTCCAGCGGCTCCTCGGCTTCCAGCTCAGCCCCGCCGGCTGCGCCTTCTTCCTCGACATGACCAACTG gaaTCTACAAGCCGCCATTGGAGCCTACTATGATTTCGAGAGTCCAAATATCAATGTACCCTCCATGTCCTTTGTTGAAGATGTCACCATAGGTGAAGGAGAGTCCATCCCTCCTGATACCCAGTTTACAAAAACATGGAGGATACAAAACACAG GGACAGAGGCGTGGCCCCCGGGGGTTTGTCTGAAGTATGTCGGGGGAGACCAATTTGGCCACGTAAACATGGTGATGGTCAGGTCCCTGGAGCCCCAGGAGATTGCAGACGTCAGCGTTCAGAtgtgcagccccagcacagcaggaaTGTATCAGGGACAGTGGCGAATGTGCACCGCCACGGGACTCTATTACGGAG ATGTCATCTGGGTGATCCTCAGCGTGGAAGTTGGAGGACTTCTAGGTGTAACACAGCAGCTGTCATCCTTTGAAACAGAGTTCAACACGCAACCACATCGCAAGGTAGAAGGAAACTTTAACCCATTCGCCTCTCCACAGAAGAACAGGCAACCAGATGAAAACAACCTAAAAGACCCTGGGGGTTCCGAGCTAGGCACAATCAGCAAAAACACATGGGGGCCTGCTCCTGACCAAATCGAACAAGATCAGAATGGACTGTCACAAAACTCTGTAAATCTCTCCCCCAGCAGTCACTCGAACAACTTGTCGGTAGTGACATACAGTAAG
- the SNRPC gene encoding U1 small nuclear ribonucleoprotein C isoform X1, with translation MPKFYCDYCDTYLTHDSPSVRKTHCSGRKHKENVKDYYQKWMEEQAQSLIDKTIAAAFQQGKIPPTPFSAPPPAGAMIPPPPSIPGPPRPGMMPAPHMGGPPMMPMMGPPPPGMMPVGPAPGMRPPMGGHMPMMPGPPMMRPPSRPMMVPTRPGMTRPDR, from the exons ATGCCCAA GTTTTACTGTGATTACTGTGACACGTATCTCACCCATGACTCG CCCTCCGTGAGAAAAACCCACTGCAGTGGCCGAAAACACAAAGAGAATGTGAAAGACTACTATCAAAAATGGATGGAGGAACAAGCTCAGAGCCTGATTGACAAAACAA TAGCGGCTGCATTTCAGCAAGGAAAAATCCCACCTACACCGTTCTCGGCACCGCCTCCAGCAGGAGCCATGATACCACCTCCTCCCAGCATCC CTGGCCCCCCGCGGCCTGGCATGATGCCAGCCCCCCATATGGGCGGACCACCAATGATGCCAATGATGGGCCCACCCCCGCCAGGGATGATGCCGGTCGGACCCG CCCCAGGGATGAGGCCGCCGATGGGAGGACACATGCCAATGATGCCAGGGCCCCCCATGATGAGACCACCCTCCAGACCCATGATGGTGCCAACCAGGCCGGGAATGACCCGTCCAGACAGATAA
- the SNRPC gene encoding U1 small nuclear ribonucleoprotein C isoform X2, translated as MPKFYCDYCDTYLTHDSPSVRKTHCSGRKHKENVKDYYQKWMEEQAQSLIDKTTAAFQQGKIPPTPFSAPPPAGAMIPPPPSIPGPPRPGMMPAPHMGGPPMMPMMGPPPPGMMPVGPAPGMRPPMGGHMPMMPGPPMMRPPSRPMMVPTRPGMTRPDR; from the exons ATGCCCAA GTTTTACTGTGATTACTGTGACACGTATCTCACCCATGACTCG CCCTCCGTGAGAAAAACCCACTGCAGTGGCCGAAAACACAAAGAGAATGTGAAAGACTACTATCAAAAATGGATGGAGGAACAAGCTCAGAGCCTGATTGACAAAACAA CGGCTGCATTTCAGCAAGGAAAAATCCCACCTACACCGTTCTCGGCACCGCCTCCAGCAGGAGCCATGATACCACCTCCTCCCAGCATCC CTGGCCCCCCGCGGCCTGGCATGATGCCAGCCCCCCATATGGGCGGACCACCAATGATGCCAATGATGGGCCCACCCCCGCCAGGGATGATGCCGGTCGGACCCG CCCCAGGGATGAGGCCGCCGATGGGAGGACACATGCCAATGATGCCAGGGCCCCCCATGATGAGACCACCCTCCAGACCCATGATGGTGCCAACCAGGCCGGGAATGACCCGTCCAGACAGATAA
- the ILRUN gene encoding protein ILRUN isoform X1 — protein MVLPAAGPPGSDALPDRHFPPLDPRRLPYNNGGAGRAQRSTAAREGQKRRGSGFAFPASDAAPPPPLPAIASPVTPQLIHRRQSRARGSRPRNLQAAIGAYYDFESPNINVPSMSFVEDVTIGEGESIPPDTQFTKTWRIQNTGTEAWPPGVCLKYVGGDQFGHVNMVMVRSLEPQEIADVSVQMCSPSTAGMYQGQWRMCTATGLYYGDVIWVILSVEVGGLLGVTQQLSSFETEFNTQPHRKVEGNFNPFASPQKNRQPDENNLKDPGGSELGTISKNTWGPAPDQIEQDQNGLSQNSVNLSPSSHSNNLSVVTYSKGFHGPYPFGQS, from the exons ATGGtgctccccgccgccgggccgccagGAAGTGACGCACTCCCGGACCGGCACTTCCCGCCGCTTGACCCCCGGCGGCTGCCGTACAACAACGGCGGCGCAGGGCGGGCTCAGCGCTCGACGGCGGCCCGCGAGGGGCAAAAGAGGCGGGGGAGCGGCTTCGCTTTTCCCGCCTCAGACgcggcgccgcccccgccgctccccgccatCGCGTCTCCGGTCACGCCACAATTGATCCACCGACGTCAGAGCCGGGCACGGGGATCGCGGCCCCG gaaTCTACAAGCCGCCATTGGAGCCTACTATGATTTCGAGAGTCCAAATATCAATGTACCCTCCATGTCCTTTGTTGAAGATGTCACCATAGGTGAAGGAGAGTCCATCCCTCCTGATACCCAGTTTACAAAAACATGGAGGATACAAAACACAG GGACAGAGGCGTGGCCCCCGGGGGTTTGTCTGAAGTATGTCGGGGGAGACCAATTTGGCCACGTAAACATGGTGATGGTCAGGTCCCTGGAGCCCCAGGAGATTGCAGACGTCAGCGTTCAGAtgtgcagccccagcacagcaggaaTGTATCAGGGACAGTGGCGAATGTGCACCGCCACGGGACTCTATTACGGAG ATGTCATCTGGGTGATCCTCAGCGTGGAAGTTGGAGGACTTCTAGGTGTAACACAGCAGCTGTCATCCTTTGAAACAGAGTTCAACACGCAACCACATCGCAAGGTAGAAGGAAACTTTAACCCATTCGCCTCTCCACAGAAGAACAGGCAACCAGATGAAAACAACCTAAAAGACCCTGGGGGTTCCGAGCTAGGCACAATCAGCAAAAACACATGGGGGCCTGCTCCTGACCAAATCGAACAAGATCAGAATGGACTGTCACAAAACTCTGTAAATCTCTCCCCCAGCAGTCACTCGAACAACTTGTCGGTAGTGACATACAGTAAG